A section of the Rhodobacteraceae bacterium M382 genome encodes:
- the fsa gene encoding fructose-6-phosphate aldolase, producing MKFFVDTAEIDAIAELNDLGMVDGVTTNPSLIKKSGRDIIEVTKEICDLVEGPVSAEVTATDSATMIAEGRKLLEIADNIAVKVPLTWDGLKACKTLTDDGHMVNVTLCFSANQALLAAKAGATFISPFIGRLDDINLDGMELIADIRTIYDNYGFDTEILAASIRSVNHVLDSARLGADVMTAPPGVIKSMINHPLTDKGLDAFLADIKAADIKIL from the coding sequence ATGAAATTCTTCGTAGATACCGCCGAGATCGACGCAATCGCCGAGCTGAACGATCTGGGCATGGTGGACGGCGTGACCACCAACCCGTCGCTGATCAAGAAATCCGGCCGTGACATCATCGAAGTCACCAAGGAGATCTGTGATCTGGTTGAAGGGCCTGTGTCCGCCGAAGTAACAGCCACCGATTCCGCGACCATGATCGCCGAAGGGCGCAAACTGCTCGAGATCGCGGACAACATTGCTGTCAAGGTGCCACTGACCTGGGACGGGCTCAAGGCCTGCAAAACTCTGACCGACGATGGTCACATGGTGAATGTCACTCTGTGTTTTTCCGCCAACCAGGCGCTGCTGGCAGCCAAGGCAGGCGCGACATTTATTTCGCCGTTCATCGGACGTCTGGATGACATCAACCTGGACGGTATGGAGCTGATTGCCGACATCCGCACCATCTATGACAACTACGGGTTTGACACCGAAATCCTGGCTGCGTCGATCCGCAGCGTGAACCACGTTCTGGACAGCGCACGTTTGGGCGCGGATGTGATGACTGCACCTCCTGGGGTCATCAAATCTATGATCAACCACCCGCTGACCGACAAGGGGCTGGACGCCTTTTTGGCGGACATCAAAGCGGCCGATATCAAGATCCTCTGA
- a CDS encoding primosomal protein N', with the protein MGWPWSRQPLPHVGERDNKADNVSGQAATQEFFHQGERVGVLTTQPLDRLLDYRAPEGGCFLGAYVEVPLGPRKVIGVVWGAGAGDFDSAKLRSVIRVLDVAPMRQEMRQFLGRAADYTLTPMPAMLRLATRAPGLSDPPSMRKILRRGDKDPDRLTDARTRVLEAIEHYGGLAFTTGELAEMAGVTPSVVKGLVKLGALREEDTPRDVPYPTLDPQLPGKELTQDQADAAGQLAEGVASGAYGTTLLKGVTGSGKTEVYLEAVAACLRKGRQALVLLPEIALTAEFLTRVEARFGARPAEWHSGATMTERRRVWRMVGQGGAQLVVGARSALFLPFRDLGLIIVDEEHDTSYKQDDGVLYNARDMSVLRAAMCSAQVVLASATPSLESWTNAEAGKYTRLDLKSRFGVAVMPEMRAVDMRNEQMQPATWISPTLRQAMRSRLEKGEQSLLFLNRRGFAPVTLCRACGQQVACDHCDARMVEHRFLKRLMCHQCGETKPLPEECPSCHVAGKMAAVGPGIERLGEEAAGVFPEARIAVLSSDLFGSARALKQRIEEIAAGEADIILGTQLVAKGHNFPLLTLVGVIDADLGLQGSDLRAAERTFQLMRQVAGRAGRAERPGQALLQSFQPEHPVIRAILSGDEENFWRAEAAERHAAGVPPFGRMAGIILSGGDVAQVFDLGNTLARNDGPLRQIGAQLFGPAPAPIARIRGRHRVRLLVKAAKGAPIQDAVSRWLAPIRLRGDLRLNVDIDPQNFF; encoded by the coding sequence ATGGGTTGGCCTTGGTCGCGCCAGCCTTTACCTCATGTAGGTGAACGGGACAACAAGGCGGATAACGTGAGCGGGCAGGCGGCCACACAAGAGTTCTTTCATCAAGGTGAACGGGTTGGCGTTCTGACGACGCAACCCCTTGATCGGCTGTTGGATTACCGTGCACCCGAAGGCGGCTGCTTCCTGGGGGCCTATGTCGAGGTGCCGTTGGGTCCGCGCAAGGTGATCGGGGTGGTTTGGGGCGCAGGTGCCGGAGATTTCGATTCGGCCAAATTGCGGTCCGTGATCCGGGTGCTGGATGTGGCCCCCATGCGTCAGGAAATGCGCCAATTCCTGGGGCGGGCTGCCGATTACACGCTGACCCCGATGCCTGCGATGCTGCGGCTGGCGACCCGCGCCCCTGGATTGAGCGACCCTCCTTCGATGCGCAAGATCCTGCGGCGGGGCGACAAAGACCCGGATCGGCTGACGGATGCGCGCACCCGGGTGCTGGAGGCCATCGAACACTATGGCGGCCTGGCCTTTACCACTGGCGAGCTGGCCGAGATGGCCGGGGTGACACCTTCGGTGGTCAAGGGTTTGGTCAAACTGGGGGCCCTGCGCGAAGAGGATACCCCGCGCGACGTTCCTTACCCCACCCTGGACCCGCAGCTGCCGGGCAAAGAGCTGACGCAGGATCAGGCCGATGCCGCAGGCCAGTTGGCCGAAGGCGTGGCGTCCGGGGCCTACGGCACCACGCTGCTCAAAGGGGTGACGGGATCGGGCAAGACCGAAGTCTACCTCGAGGCCGTGGCGGCCTGTCTGCGCAAAGGGCGGCAGGCGTTGGTGTTGTTGCCCGAAATCGCGTTGACCGCCGAGTTTCTGACACGGGTCGAGGCCCGATTTGGCGCACGCCCCGCCGAATGGCATTCTGGTGCCACCATGACCGAACGACGCAGGGTCTGGCGTATGGTCGGACAGGGGGGCGCGCAGCTGGTTGTCGGCGCGCGCTCGGCGCTGTTCCTTCCGTTTCGGGATCTGGGTTTGATCATTGTCGACGAAGAACATGACACCTCCTACAAACAAGACGATGGGGTTTTGTACAACGCCCGCGACATGTCGGTGCTGCGCGCGGCGATGTGTTCGGCACAGGTGGTGCTGGCGTCGGCCACGCCATCGCTGGAAAGCTGGACCAACGCCGAGGCCGGAAAATACACCCGCCTAGATCTCAAATCCCGGTTTGGCGTGGCCGTCATGCCAGAGATGCGCGCGGTCGATATGCGCAATGAACAGATGCAACCCGCGACCTGGATTTCACCGACCCTGCGTCAGGCGATGCGCAGCCGGTTGGAGAAGGGTGAACAATCCCTGCTGTTCCTGAACCGGCGCGGTTTTGCGCCTGTAACCCTGTGTCGGGCCTGTGGCCAGCAGGTGGCCTGTGATCACTGTGATGCGCGCATGGTTGAGCATCGCTTCTTGAAGCGCCTCATGTGCCATCAGTGCGGCGAGACCAAACCGCTGCCCGAAGAATGCCCGTCCTGCCATGTTGCTGGCAAGATGGCAGCCGTCGGGCCCGGCATCGAACGTCTGGGAGAAGAGGCCGCCGGGGTGTTCCCCGAGGCACGGATCGCGGTGTTGAGTTCGGATCTGTTCGGATCGGCAAGGGCGCTGAAACAACGGATCGAAGAGATAGCTGCTGGAGAGGCCGACATCATCCTGGGCACCCAACTGGTGGCCAAGGGACACAATTTCCCTTTGCTCACGCTGGTCGGGGTGATTGATGCGGATCTGGGTCTGCAGGGGTCGGACCTGCGCGCCGCCGAGCGCACGTTTCAGCTGATGCGCCAAGTGGCGGGTCGCGCTGGCCGGGCAGAACGCCCCGGTCAGGCGTTGCTCCAAAGCTTTCAACCCGAACATCCGGTGATCCGTGCAATCCTGTCCGGTGATGAGGAGAATTTTTGGCGCGCGGAGGCCGCCGAACGTCATGCCGCCGGGGTGCCGCCATTTGGACGAATGGCCGGGATCATCCTGTCCGGTGGTGATGTGGCGCAAGTGTTCGATCTGGGGAATACGCTGGCACGCAACGACGGCCCCCTGCGTCAGATTGGGGCGCAGCTTTTTGGCCCGGCCCCGGCCCCGATTGCCCGTATTCGTGGGCGTCATCGGGTGAGATTACTGGTCAAGGCGGCCAAAGGCGCGCCGATTCAGGACGCGGTGTCGCGCTGGCTGGCCCCTATTCGGCTTCGTGGGGATTTGCGGTTGAATGTCGACATCGACCCGCAAAACTTCTTTTGA
- a CDS encoding tyrosine recombinase XerC, giving the protein MSQTPPPLISPACRDALQSWLTGQAALNDASENTIAAYNSDVIDFLGFMTNHHGGQQGLAAISRISVSDMRAWMARSRADGLSARSLARKLSAVKTFYRWLAEREGFEPTAVLSTRAPKFTKKLPRPLAQDAARAVLDTVELQSERPWVAARDLAVITLLYGCGLRISEALGLKGQDAPLPPVLRIIGKGDKERIMPVLPAARDAVDKYLRLCPHPMKPEDPLFRGIRGGALNPRIIQGVMARTRAQLGLPSTATPHALRHSFATHLLEAGGDLRAIQELLGHASLSTTQTYTAVDTAHLMEVYQRTHPKA; this is encoded by the coding sequence GTGAGCCAAACACCTCCCCCTCTCATTTCCCCGGCGTGCCGGGATGCACTACAATCATGGCTGACTGGACAGGCCGCGCTGAACGACGCGTCTGAAAACACGATTGCGGCCTACAACAGCGATGTGATCGATTTTCTGGGGTTCATGACCAATCACCACGGCGGCCAACAGGGGCTGGCTGCGATCTCGCGCATATCCGTATCTGATATGCGGGCCTGGATGGCCCGGTCCCGCGCCGATGGTCTGAGCGCACGATCACTGGCCCGCAAGCTGTCCGCGGTCAAGACCTTCTACCGCTGGCTCGCTGAGCGGGAAGGGTTCGAACCCACCGCCGTGCTGTCGACCCGCGCCCCCAAATTCACCAAAAAACTGCCCCGGCCATTGGCACAGGACGCCGCCCGCGCGGTTCTGGACACCGTCGAGCTTCAGTCTGAACGTCCTTGGGTTGCGGCTCGGGATCTTGCGGTGATCACTCTTCTCTATGGTTGTGGGCTGCGCATCTCCGAAGCCCTGGGCCTGAAAGGTCAGGACGCCCCATTGCCACCCGTGCTGCGCATCATCGGCAAGGGCGACAAAGAACGGATCATGCCGGTGCTCCCAGCCGCGCGTGACGCTGTGGACAAATACCTGCGTCTGTGCCCGCATCCCATGAAACCCGAGGACCCGTTGTTTCGCGGCATTCGCGGTGGTGCGCTCAATCCTCGCATAATTCAGGGCGTTATGGCCCGGACACGGGCGCAGCTGGGATTGCCGTCAACAGCCACCCCACATGCGCTAAGGCACAGTTTTGCAACGCATCTGCTCGAAGCAGGCGGCGACCTGCGCGCCATACAGGAACTGCTGGGACACGCCTCTCTGTCGACCACCCAGACCTATACAGCCGTCGACACGGCCCATCTGATGGAAGTCTATCAACGCACGCACCCCAAGGCATGA
- a CDS encoding DUF484 family protein, whose product MSSSPKLEDTLRDAIIAKPDAVLDDKAIMHALIAANERIMGGNIIDLRGIAMDRLEARLDRLEDTHRSVIAAAYENLAGTNQIHRAILRMLDPMEFETFLRDLGGEVAETLRVDAISLVLESVQNDQDPAVQRLDGVLRVAAPGFIDGFLTQDRNGRSRQVTLRQIQSGAERIYGPKAGWIRSEACLKLDLGNGRLPGLLVMGAEDPHHFSPQQGTDLLTFFAGVFERSMRHWLS is encoded by the coding sequence ATGAGCAGTAGCCCGAAACTGGAAGATACATTGCGCGATGCGATCATTGCCAAACCAGACGCTGTTCTGGATGACAAGGCGATCATGCACGCGTTGATTGCTGCCAATGAACGCATCATGGGCGGCAACATCATTGACCTGCGCGGCATCGCAATGGACCGTCTCGAAGCGCGGTTGGACCGGCTCGAAGACACCCATCGTTCGGTCATTGCTGCGGCCTATGAAAACCTGGCCGGCACCAATCAGATCCACCGTGCCATACTGCGCATGCTGGATCCGATGGAGTTCGAAACCTTCCTACGGGATCTCGGCGGCGAAGTTGCCGAAACTCTGCGGGTTGACGCCATATCGCTGGTGCTGGAATCCGTCCAGAATGATCAGGACCCTGCCGTTCAGCGGCTTGACGGGGTTTTGCGCGTTGCCGCCCCAGGTTTCATCGACGGGTTTCTGACCCAGGATCGCAATGGTCGGTCCCGCCAGGTCACCCTGCGCCAGATCCAAAGCGGTGCTGAGCGAATTTATGGACCCAAAGCCGGTTGGATCCGGTCCGAAGCCTGCCTCAAATTGGATCTGGGCAACGGGCGTTTGCCCGGCCTGCTGGTAATGGGTGCCGAAGACCCCCACCACTTCTCTCCGCAACAGGGCACGGATCTTCTCACCTTCTTTGCTGGCGTCTTCGAACGGTCGATGCGCCACTGGCTGTCGTGA